The Sulfurimonas sp. HSL-1716 sequence GTTCAACCTTCTTTGGTTTCCCATGTACATTGCAGGCTTTTTAGGCAATCCGAGACGCTATTTTGATTATCTGCCGACTTTTACCATCTATCATCAGATAGCGGGAGTTGGGGCGGTGCTCGTAGCTTTTGGACTATTGACGGTGCTTTACAATTTCTATCGCGGATTGAGATCGGGAAAAGAAGCGGGACCGAATCCCTGGGGCGGTACGACGCTGGAATGGCATATCCCTTCACCGCCGCCCCTGGAGAACTTTTCCAAAATCCCTTACGTGGATTTTGATCCTTACGAATATGAAAACGGCGAACCGGTCGTAGAGTTCGATGAAGATTTCAGGAGGATACGCTGATGCAGCAGGAGATGGCTTACGATATGCAGGGTAATCCCCATCCCGTTACCGAGTTTAAAGATGACTATAGCGGAGCAAAGCTGGGTTTTTGGGTCTTTTTGCTTACCGAAGCGATGATGTTCGGTGTTTTATTTTTGCTTTTTTTTATCTATTTTTATCGTCATACGGGAAGTTTTGTTGCATCATCGGGTGATCTGAACGTCTGGCTGGGAGGGACCAATACGGTGATTTTGCTGGTGAGTACGTACACGATGGGGCTTGCCACATTGATGATGCGCCGAGGCAAGATCAAAGCTTCGGCCTTGCTGGTCGGAGTGACCGCCGTTATGGCGATAGTGTTTTTGTGCATAAAAGGTACGGAGTGGAATATCGACATCGATCACGGCATCTATCTGGGTTCCAAAGCGCTTGGGACCATGAACAAAGGAGAGATCCTTTTTTTCGGTCTTTATTTTGTGATGACGGGACTCCACGGTCTGCATGTCATAGCGGGGATCGCCCTTATGGGCTGGGTATTGCTGCTTATCCGCTCGGGCCGCATCAAGCCCGAACACACCATAGTCATGAAGAATGTAACGCTCTACTGGGATTTTGTGCATCTGATCTGGATCGTTCTTTTTCCGCTGTTTTATATGATAGGAGTCTGAGATGGAGCATAGTGTTTCTCTTTATACCAAAGTATTGGCAGGATTATTGCTGTTGACGCTCTTGACGTTTATGCAGCCCTCTTTGTATCATCTGATGCCGGGACCGACCGCCGGTGTACAACTGCTGATAGCTGCCATGAAGATAGGCTTGGTAGGCGCGTACTATATGCATCTTCGCAGTGAAAAAGCGTATCTCAAAGGCTATGTGGTAATGGCGTTGATGATATTGCTTATCTTCTTTGTGATCGTCGGCATCGACGTGGCACATTCGTAAAAGAGGAGGGCTTATGCTGGCAGGATTTAACAAGGATGCTTCTACTTTTGCAGCGGATGTAGATCAGGCGTTTTGGATCAGTATCGGTATTTCGGGAGCGATGCTGCTGCTTGTGGTGGGACTCATACTCTTTTTTATCTTCCGTTATCACCACAGCCGGGTCAAACCCGAAGAGATCCGCAATATCAAACACTATCTGCCGCTGGAGATCGCCTGGACGGTGATCCCTACGATCTTGCTTTTTGTCATCTTTTACTATGGTTACAGCGCTTTTAGGGAACTGCGCACTATGCCCAAGAACGCTTTTACGGTCGATGTGCTTGGAAAACGCTGGTCATGGACGTTTACCTATCCAAACGGCAAGCGGACAGCCGAACTCTACGTGCCTGCGGGAGAAAATATACGCTTACTGCTGCATGCGCCCGTAAACGACGTATTGCACAGTTTTTACGTTCCCGCTTTTCGCGTCAAGGAGGACGTAGTGCCGGGCAGGGTAAACCATCTATGGTTCAAAGCTACCGTAAAAGGACGCTATGACATCGAATGTGCGGAGTATTGCGGTACGGGACACTCAAGAATGCTTTCCAAGGTCGAAGTAATGGATAAAGCGGCGTTTGATACTTGGTATGCGAGCGAAAAGCTCAGTCCTCATGACAAGAGCGCTCCAAAAGGAGAGGGCGAAGCGCTGTATAAAACGCTCGGCTGTGTTTCATGTCACAGTCTGGACGGTTCGATCATCGTCTGTCCTACGTTTAAAGGGCTTTACGGCACAAAGGTGAAGGTTTTGACAAACGGAAAACTGCGTGAAGTGCTTGCCGATGAAACCTATATCCGTGCGTCGATACGAACACCTGCAAAAGATGTCGTACAAGGTTTTCAGGCGGGGATCATGCCGAACCTTTCAGATCAGATCGATGAAAAGCAGATGAAGGCGATCATCGAGTTTATCAAACAGCAGAATCTGCCTTCAAGCAAAGCTGTATCTCAACAAAAGATGCAACCGAAGAGTGAACAAAAAGTCAAACCAAAAAGCGAGCCTGCAGCCAAATCCGTTAAAAAAGCAGTACAGGTGGTTGTACCTGCCGGACCATTGGACGGAGCTTCTCTGTTTAAGCTTAAAGGATGTACCGCGTGTCATAGTTTGGACGGTTCGAGAAAAACGGGTCCGAGTCTCAAAGGGATATATAAAAGCACTCAAAAAGTCCTGACAGGCGGTAAGTTGCGGGAAATAACAGCCGATGAGGCGTATCTGCATAACTCTATCGAGCATCCAAATGACGATATCGTGCAGGGATTTCCTCCCAACATCATGCCGCCGTTTGGAAAGATACTTTCTCCCGATGAGATAAATGCGCTCGTAAAATACCTAAAAGGCGTCAAATGATACGGTTGTTTATGGAGCTGACTAAGTTTCCTCTCTCGGCTGCGGTCACTCTTTCGGCACTATTGGCTTTCGTGTTGGCAGGAGGAAAAGATATAGCGCTTCTGCTGTGGTCTGTTTTGGCTGTGCTGCTTTTGGCTCTGGGAGTATCTGCTTTGAACCAGTATCAAGAAAGAGAGAGCGACGGGCGGATGCCCCGTACAAAAGGGCGTCCCATCCCTTCGGGCAGGATCACTCCAAACAAGGCGCTGACCGTTAGTGTAGTATTGATTGTCTCTGCATCGTTTTTGGTGTACCGCGAGCTTGGTTATACGGGTCTGCTTCTGTTTCTCTTCGTTCCTTTGTGGTACAACGGTCTGTATACGCACCTTAAACGGCATTCGGCTTTTGCCGCGGTACCGGGAGGCGTACTTGGCGTGATCCCGCCGGCTATCGGCTGGCTGGCGGCGGGGAGAAGTTTGGCCGAACCTGAATTTTTTGCTCTGGCACTGCTCTTTTTTGTGTGGCAGATACCCCATTTTTGGCTGCTGATGGCAAAATACCAAAGCGATTACCGCGCTGCGGGATTTCCTACTGTCATTGAAGCGTTCGGGCCTGTCGGATTTCGCCGTGTGTTATTTGTATGGTGGATGCTGACAGTGTTCTGCGGTCTTTTTGCCGTAGTGATATTTGAAGTGCAGAACTTTGCCGTTTTGATGCTGCTGTCGTTATTGGTCATAGCCGCTATCGCCGCCGGAAGCAGGATGCTGTTCGTCTCTCTCACTCCGAGTCGTGCAGGGATGCTGTTTCATGGGATAAATCTTTTTTTGCTTGCAACAGTGGTGCTGCTTGGCATTGACGGATCGTGAACGCCGGGCGGATGCAAAAATTTAAAATCTGCTGTTAAACTCTTTTTTGATCTCTAAAAACCGATCCAGATTTTCAAAAAAGAGATCTATAAGAGAAGGGTCGAAGTGTCTGCCTTTTTCATTTTTAAAAAACTCCAGAATATCTTCTAGCTTCCATGCTTTTTTATATACACGGTCATGGCCAAGAGCATCAAATACGTCCGCAACGGCGGTAATACGCCCATATATATGGATCTCTTCGCCTTTAAGCCCGTTGGGATATCCCATACCGTTCCACTTTTCGTGATGTGTATAGGCTACGATGGATGATGCCTGAAGTATCTCTTTGTTGGAGTGTTTAAGCATATCGTATCCTAAAGAAGTATGGGTTTTCATAACCTCGAACTCCTTTTTGGTCAGTTTGCCCGGTTTGTTCAGTATGCTGTCGGGTATACCTACCTTTCCGATATCATGCATAGGCGATGCCTGTCTTAAAAGCATTGCTTCTTCTTCATCCAGACCCGTGAGTTTTGCTAACAAGTAGGAGTACTCGGCGACTCTTTGTACATGGAGTCCCGTTTCTTTGGAACGAGTTTCTCCTATGGCGCCCATAGTCAGCACGACCTCTTTTTGAGTATTGATGATCTCTTCATTGAGACTGATGATCTCTGTGACATCATGCATTACCTGAAGATGTTCGGTGACGTTTCCTTCCAGATCTAAGATCGGATAAAAGACCGTCTCCATTGTATATTCTGAGGCGTCTTTGGCGATGTTTGTCACTGTCTCTTTTACGATCTCTTTATTTTTAAGACGCTTTGTGATCTGCGAACAAAAGTGCTGTTCACGATATTTTTTATGACGCAGCTGCGAGCAGTCCATGCCTATTAATTCGGGTAAAGTAGATTTGTGCAGTTTGCAAAGCGTATTGTTGGCATAGGTGATTATATTGTCCGTGTCTGTTTTTAAAATGGCAACGTTTGCGTTTACTGCTTCTTCATACTGTCTTATGTAGTATATTTGGTCATCGAGAGATTTTTTTGTGGAACTGAGTTCATTTTTTAAAATTTCCTTATACTCTTCAAGCTCCGTTATGTCGTTTCTAACGCCGATATATTCTTTGAAACTTCCGTCCTTGTTGTAGATCGGACTGATCTCCGTTAGGACATAATAGGGCTTTCCGTTTTTCTTTCTGTTTTTAACTACGCCTTTCCATATCTTTCCGGACCGTATGGTTTCCCACATCTCTTTAAATGCCTCTTTTGGCATATCAGGATGACGTAAGATATTGTGAGGTTTTCCAATGAGCTCCTCTTTAGTGTAGCCAGAGATCGTTTCAAGGTTTTGGTTCGTCTCTTTGATAACCCCTTTTGCATCCGTGACGGAAAAGATAGAGACTTCATCTACGGCTCTTCTAAACTGTTCAAGATAAAAAAGATTTTCGTCAAGTTCTGCACTTGTTCGTGTAATGAGAGTTGTCAGAGCTTTGAAAGTGATATCTTTGGCATCTTTTTTGTTATAGGACGGTATATTTTTTTGTACTATTTTTTCGTTCGGAATTTTTTCGCTCAGTATCACGAGCGTGCTGGTGATATTTAAAAGGCTGTTGTTGTCGTTATTCATGTCGTGGAAAAACTCGCCGTACGTCACAAAACCGCTTGTCGGAGCTATTTTGTCAACGACGCAAATTTCGTCATTAAGGTATCTGCCGAGCATCATCCGGCGTCCTGTACAGCTGTATACGTAGACTCCTTCCATTTTGTAAGGATATTTTTTAAGAAGTTCGCCTTTATTGAACTCGTCGATATATTCGACATCTGCATATCCGAATTTTACTTTGACACCTTTTTCAAGACTGCCTGTAAGGGTGATCGAGCCGTCTTCATGTACAACAACGGGAGCACGGGCTACTTCCAGTCCGTCTTTATTATAAATAAAAGGAAACTCGATCCCCCTTACCAGCAAGTCATCTATGATCTCTTTGCCAAGATAGTGCTCATATATATCCAAAACAGGTCTGTCGTCAATCTCATAGAGCCTTGTTCCTTCGATCTTTGTGATCGTCAGTTCTTTTCCGATGCTGCGCCAGTTGAACAGTGATTCTGTTTGAACCTGTAAAACATCCGAGTCGATCGCGGCAAAAGCCACATCGCAATGCTGGCATGAGCTTGAAAATATCTTACATTTGTTAAATTTAAGATCATCGGCCCCATTTCCGCCTGCAATGACCAAAGAGGGAAATGCTTGTGCGATCTGTTTCAAAAGCTTTTCGGAATCAAGAGTAAAAGTATTGGCAAAAAACAGTAAAAGTTTTGTTTTCTCCGTAATGAGTTCTTTGCTAAGACGCTCTAATATCTTCTCCGTAGAGAGATGACAGTAACTTTTTGATTTGACGATCGAATGTTCAAAGATGGAAAAAGAAACGGTTATGGCATTATCGACGATATTACCGTCTTGAACGATACCGGCGGTGGATGAACCGATAATGGAGGACGAAGGTAAAAGAGTTTTTAACTCTTTTCTTACTTTTAAAAAATCTTCTTCCGTAACATTAGAGCTGAAGAGCTGAATAAGCACGGAGCTACTGTCGATTATTTGCTCATCAGTAATGAAATCGTATAAAGTTGCTTTATCTTCATATATATGGTTTAAAAGTTTCATTCAATTTTTCCGTTATAAATATATATAATAATATAATTAGTTTGTCAAACTCTTTAAAGTGCCGATCTTTCAGTATTCATGAGAGATCTTCAGGACAGAAAATCTGTTTATTCTTATTATTAATTTTTCATTATATCTTTATTATATATAAAAAATGCACCCTTTTACGATCTATGGAGTTTGTGGACATCAGCTTTGGGAGGCAATCCGAACATACGCGAATACTCTCTGCTAAATTGCGAAGGACTTTCATATCCTACCTTGTAAGCTACTTGTGCTGCTTCGATGTTCTGTGACATCAAAAGTTGTCTAGCTTCTTGCAAGCGAAGGCTTTTTTGAAATTGTATCGGGCTCATAGCAGTCATTTTTTTAAAACTGTGGTACAAAGAGGATTCGCTCATACTGAGTGAACGTGCCAGCTCTTTAATGTTAAGCGGCTGATTATATGCATCTTTTATCTTTGTTATCGCCTGCACGACATGCTGCTGGGCGCTCCCGTCGCGAACATATTGACGGATCACGTCACCGCCTTCATCACGCATAACGGTATAAAGGATCTCTTTAATGATTAAAGGGGATAGTACAGGAATATCTCGCGGCGAATCAACTAAACGAACTAAACGGGTAACAGACTCAAGTAGCTGCGGTTTCATCTCTCCAAAATACAGACCTCGTTTTGCACTCCCGAGCTGTCGTGGTGCGGGAGGCATCTCTTTTAATACTTCAAATATCTGCTCCATAGTAAAAGTGATAGTAAGGCCGATGTAGGGCTGCTCCGCTGATGCTGTAGCAACACGCACCTGAGCGGGCATATGTATAGATGCTAAGAGGTACATCTCTTTATCATACGGGATCAATTCACCGCCAAGACCTACTTCTTTGCTGCCTTGAAGAATAATGCAGACAGAAGGTTCATAAAGCGTTGCAAGCATATCTGTCGGATCAGTTCTATAATAAAAAGTGAGCTGATCGATTTGTGTAGAAATAAGATTCTCACCTTTATATACTGACTGAATGATATCTTTGAGCTCTTCACGATAGTTTTGCATTGACAGAGTGTTCATAGCATATCCATTTTTTTATCATTATACATCTCTTTGCAGAATTAGGCAAGTGTGAGGAAGAAATGTTCTATAAGAAATTACTATGTTGGAGTACAATTAAGTTATGACATTGCTTGATAAGCTGTGAAATGAAGGTTTTGAAGGAGTGTATAAATGGAGACAAAATCTAATGACAAGTCCAGAAGAGACTTTATGAAACAAACGGCAATAGCAGGTGCAGGTTTAGTGTTTTCAACATCTACAAATTCATTCGCAAAGGAGCAAAAGATGAGTAATAATATAAAATCACGTGGCTACGCAGCAGTAGACACATCGGGAAAATTAAAACCTTGGAAGTTCGAGCGTCGTCCGGTGGGCGATAATGACGTACTAATCAACATCAAGTATGCGAGTATCTGCCACTCCGACATTCACCAGATGAAAGGCCATTGGGGAGCACAGCAGTACCCGCAAGTTCCGGGTCATGAGATAGTCGGTGTTGTTGCAGCGGTTGGCAAGAACGTTACGAAGTTCAAAGTAGGTGATCGTGCAGGAGTCGGGTGTATGGTAGACAGTAACCCTGAATGTGAAAGTTTTAAAAAGGGTGAAGAACAGTATTGCCCTCAAACCGTGTTTACTTATGGATACCCTGAAAATAGCTCTCCTACGGGAATCTCACAAGGCGGTTACTCTACAAATATCGTCGTTAAAGAGCACTTTGTCGTACACATTCCTGAGAATATCAGCTTCCAAGAAGCAGCACCGCTGCTGTGTGCGGGGATCACTACATACTCTCCTATTATGAAGTTTGACGTTAAAAAAGGAGACAAGGTCGGTGTAGCGGGGATCGGCGGTTTGGGTCATATGGCCGTCAAGATCGCTGTCTCAAAAGGTGCAGAGGTCTATGCTTTTACCACATCTACCGACAAGGTCGATGACATCTTGAAATTCGGAGCAAAAGAGGCGGTCGTCGTCGATGACTTTTCAAAGATACACCCTTATGCAGGAACATTGGACTATATGATAAGCACGATCCCGTATAAACACAATATCGCAGCGTACATCTCGGCGGTGAAACCATTCGGGGTTTTCACTTACGTCGGTATGCCGGATCAATTCGAAATTATGATGAGTAACATCGGTCTTGCCGCAAGCCGTGTCAACTTTAACGCCTCTCTCATCGGCGGTATGCCGGAGACGCAGGAAGTCGTCAACTACTGTGCCGACAACAAACTTTACCCTCAAATCCAGATCATCTCAGCAGAGCAGATCAATGAAGCGTGGGAAAACGTTGTGAACAAAAAAGCACGTTACCGTTACGTCATCGATGCGGCGACATTTTAAAAGGAGCCAAAGACGATGAAATATACAAACAAAGAAGAGTTTGACAAAGCAAATATGTTCGGGATGGGTGAACCGAATGTCAACTATGCACAATATTTCATAGGAGATTCATTTTTGAACTTCTTGGTAAAACCGGGTGAATCACCGATCTTTTTAGCAAACGTCACTTTTGAGCCGGGATGCCGTAATAACTGGCATATACATCACGCTAAAAGCGGTGGTGGGCAAATACTCATCTGCACGGCCGGTGAGGGTTGGTTTCAAAAAGAGGGTGAAGAACCTGTGAGCTTAAGTGAAGGTAGCATTGCAGTTATTCCGACGGGAGTAAAACACTGGCACGGTGCAAAAAAGGATAGCTGGTTTAGCCACATCTCCGTTGAAGTTCCAGGAGAAGAAACCAGTAATGAGTGGCTTGAACCGGTAGCGGATGAGTACTATAACAACCTCAAAGGATAAAGGAGAGGGTATGTTAGATACAAAACAGCAGGCTATCATCCCCATTTCTGTATTTACGGCAAACGGTGATATGGAAAAACTAAAACCGGCTTTACATATAGGACTTGAATCTGGCTTGAGCGTCAATGAGATAAAAGAGATTCTTGTGCAGCTTTATGCCTACTGCGGGTTCCCGCGAAGCTTAAATGCTATTCATACTTTTATGGAAGTGATGCAAGAGCGTGAAGCCAAGGGTATTAAAGACAATGTCGGTAAAGAGGCAACGCCACTACCAAAAGATATGGATAAAGATACCTACGGAGCCAAAGTACGCCAGTTGCTAGCAGGATGGGATAAAGAACCACCAGCACAAGGATATCAACTTTTTACTCCCGTGATTGACACTTATCTGAAAGAGCATCTTTTCGCTGATATCTTTGCGAGAGATGTATTAACTCACCAAGAGCGCGAGCTGGTCACCATTTCGGCATTAGCTGCAATGAACGGTACAGAGGGACAACTACAGTTTCATATGGGTGCTGCGATGAACACGGGCTTTACTGCTTCACAGCTATATGCATTCGTGAATGTATTGGATGTAAAAGTCGGGCATAAGGAAGCAAAAGTCGCCGGTCAAGTACTTAAACGTTTTACAAGCTAAAAAATGAAACGATTATTAATCAGAGTACTTGCTTGTCTGTTGAGTATGATGCCGGCAGTTTCTGGCGATATGACAAAAGGAGGATATATGCAGATCAGTATTAACTCAAACGGACATACAACGGTTTTTCAACTAAATAATTCCGATGCTGCAAAAGAATTGTATGCACAACTGCCTTTACATGTAGAAGTTGAAAACTACAGTAACAATGAGAAAATATTTTACCCTCCAAAAAAACTGCAAACAGGTAACACTCCTTTAGCAAATGCAAAGACAGGAAC is a genomic window containing:
- a CDS encoding cytochrome c oxidase subunit 3; amino-acid sequence: MQQEMAYDMQGNPHPVTEFKDDYSGAKLGFWVFLLTEAMMFGVLFLLFFIYFYRHTGSFVASSGDLNVWLGGTNTVILLVSTYTMGLATLMMRRGKIKASALLVGVTAVMAIVFLCIKGTEWNIDIDHGIYLGSKALGTMNKGEILFFGLYFVMTGLHGLHVIAGIALMGWVLLLIRSGRIKPEHTIVMKNVTLYWDFVHLIWIVLFPLFYMIGV
- a CDS encoding cytochrome C oxidase subunit IV family protein, with amino-acid sequence MEHSVSLYTKVLAGLLLLTLLTFMQPSLYHLMPGPTAGVQLLIAAMKIGLVGAYYMHLRSEKAYLKGYVVMALMILLIFFVIVGIDVAHS
- the coxB gene encoding cytochrome c oxidase subunit II produces the protein MLAGFNKDASTFAADVDQAFWISIGISGAMLLLVVGLILFFIFRYHHSRVKPEEIRNIKHYLPLEIAWTVIPTILLFVIFYYGYSAFRELRTMPKNAFTVDVLGKRWSWTFTYPNGKRTAELYVPAGENIRLLLHAPVNDVLHSFYVPAFRVKEDVVPGRVNHLWFKATVKGRYDIECAEYCGTGHSRMLSKVEVMDKAAFDTWYASEKLSPHDKSAPKGEGEALYKTLGCVSCHSLDGSIIVCPTFKGLYGTKVKVLTNGKLREVLADETYIRASIRTPAKDVVQGFQAGIMPNLSDQIDEKQMKAIIEFIKQQNLPSSKAVSQQKMQPKSEQKVKPKSEPAAKSVKKAVQVVVPAGPLDGASLFKLKGCTACHSLDGSRKTGPSLKGIYKSTQKVLTGGKLREITADEAYLHNSIEHPNDDIVQGFPPNIMPPFGKILSPDEINALVKYLKGVK
- a CDS encoding UbiA family prenyltransferase, with amino-acid sequence MIRLFMELTKFPLSAAVTLSALLAFVLAGGKDIALLLWSVLAVLLLALGVSALNQYQERESDGRMPRTKGRPIPSGRITPNKALTVSVVLIVSASFLVYRELGYTGLLLFLFVPLWYNGLYTHLKRHSAFAAVPGGVLGVIPPAIGWLAAGRSLAEPEFFALALLFFVWQIPHFWLLMAKYQSDYRAAGFPTVIEAFGPVGFRRVLFVWWMLTVFCGLFAVVIFEVQNFAVLMLLSLLVIAAIAAGSRMLFVSLTPSRAGMLFHGINLFLLATVVLLGIDGS
- a CDS encoding HD domain-containing phosphohydrolase; translation: MKLLNHIYEDKATLYDFITDEQIIDSSSVLIQLFSSNVTEEDFLKVRKELKTLLPSSSIIGSSTAGIVQDGNIVDNAITVSFSIFEHSIVKSKSYCHLSTEKILERLSKELITEKTKLLLFFANTFTLDSEKLLKQIAQAFPSLVIAGGNGADDLKFNKCKIFSSSCQHCDVAFAAIDSDVLQVQTESLFNWRSIGKELTITKIEGTRLYEIDDRPVLDIYEHYLGKEIIDDLLVRGIEFPFIYNKDGLEVARAPVVVHEDGSITLTGSLEKGVKVKFGYADVEYIDEFNKGELLKKYPYKMEGVYVYSCTGRRMMLGRYLNDEICVVDKIAPTSGFVTYGEFFHDMNNDNNSLLNITSTLVILSEKIPNEKIVQKNIPSYNKKDAKDITFKALTTLITRTSAELDENLFYLEQFRRAVDEVSIFSVTDAKGVIKETNQNLETISGYTKEELIGKPHNILRHPDMPKEAFKEMWETIRSGKIWKGVVKNRKKNGKPYYVLTEISPIYNKDGSFKEYIGVRNDITELEEYKEILKNELSSTKKSLDDQIYYIRQYEEAVNANVAILKTDTDNIITYANNTLCKLHKSTLPELIGMDCSQLRHKKYREQHFCSQITKRLKNKEIVKETVTNIAKDASEYTMETVFYPILDLEGNVTEHLQVMHDVTEIISLNEEIINTQKEVVLTMGAIGETRSKETGLHVQRVAEYSYLLAKLTGLDEEEAMLLRQASPMHDIGKVGIPDSILNKPGKLTKKEFEVMKTHTSLGYDMLKHSNKEILQASSIVAYTHHEKWNGMGYPNGLKGEEIHIYGRITAVADVFDALGHDRVYKKAWKLEDILEFFKNEKGRHFDPSLIDLFFENLDRFLEIKKEFNSRF
- a CDS encoding AraC family transcriptional regulator; its protein translation is MNTLSMQNYREELKDIIQSVYKGENLISTQIDQLTFYYRTDPTDMLATLYEPSVCIILQGSKEVGLGGELIPYDKEMYLLASIHMPAQVRVATASAEQPYIGLTITFTMEQIFEVLKEMPPAPRQLGSAKRGLYFGEMKPQLLESVTRLVRLVDSPRDIPVLSPLIIKEILYTVMRDEGGDVIRQYVRDGSAQQHVVQAITKIKDAYNQPLNIKELARSLSMSESSLYHSFKKMTAMSPIQFQKSLRLQEARQLLMSQNIEAAQVAYKVGYESPSQFSREYSRMFGLPPKADVHKLHRS
- a CDS encoding alcohol dehydrogenase catalytic domain-containing protein, which codes for METKSNDKSRRDFMKQTAIAGAGLVFSTSTNSFAKEQKMSNNIKSRGYAAVDTSGKLKPWKFERRPVGDNDVLINIKYASICHSDIHQMKGHWGAQQYPQVPGHEIVGVVAAVGKNVTKFKVGDRAGVGCMVDSNPECESFKKGEEQYCPQTVFTYGYPENSSPTGISQGGYSTNIVVKEHFVVHIPENISFQEAAPLLCAGITTYSPIMKFDVKKGDKVGVAGIGGLGHMAVKIAVSKGAEVYAFTTSTDKVDDILKFGAKEAVVVDDFSKIHPYAGTLDYMISTIPYKHNIAAYISAVKPFGVFTYVGMPDQFEIMMSNIGLAASRVNFNASLIGGMPETQEVVNYCADNKLYPQIQIISAEQINEAWENVVNKKARYRYVIDAATF
- a CDS encoding cupin domain-containing protein produces the protein MKYTNKEEFDKANMFGMGEPNVNYAQYFIGDSFLNFLVKPGESPIFLANVTFEPGCRNNWHIHHAKSGGGQILICTAGEGWFQKEGEEPVSLSEGSIAVIPTGVKHWHGAKKDSWFSHISVEVPGEETSNEWLEPVADEYYNNLKG
- a CDS encoding carboxymuconolactone decarboxylase family protein, giving the protein MLDTKQQAIIPISVFTANGDMEKLKPALHIGLESGLSVNEIKEILVQLYAYCGFPRSLNAIHTFMEVMQEREAKGIKDNVGKEATPLPKDMDKDTYGAKVRQLLAGWDKEPPAQGYQLFTPVIDTYLKEHLFADIFARDVLTHQERELVTISALAAMNGTEGQLQFHMGAAMNTGFTASQLYAFVNVLDVKVGHKEAKVAGQVLKRFTS
- a CDS encoding cyclophilin-like fold protein, with amino-acid sequence MQISINSNGHTTVFQLNNSDAAKELYAQLPLHVEVENYSNNEKIFYPPKKLQTGNTPLANAKTGTLAYYAPWGNVVMFFGDFGTASGLYELGYVVSGQEHIKNMSGTIEIKKVD